A window from Leuconostoc mesenteroides subsp. mesenteroides encodes these proteins:
- a CDS encoding PTS cellobiose transporter subunit IIB, giving the protein MKKALIICAAGMSSSMMAKKTTDYFKNKNMDIEVDAITATEGEDAIRNSDFDLFLVSPQTTMYLEGFEKIGDEVGKPVVSIPFNSYIPIPTGIEGMANLVEENIG; this is encoded by the coding sequence ATGAAAAAAGCGTTAATTATTTGTGCAGCTGGTATGTCATCCTCCATGATGGCAAAAAAAACAACTGACTATTTTAAAAATAAAAATATGGATATTGAAGTGGATGCAATTACTGCTACAGAAGGAGAAGATGCTATTCGTAATAGTGATTTTGATCTATTTCTAGTTAGTCCGCAGACAACAATGTATCTTGAAGGTTTTGAAAAGATTGGAGATGAGGTCGGTAAACCTGTCGTTTCTATCCCCTTTAATTCCTATATACCCATACCAACAGGTATTGAGGGCATGGCGAACTTAGTAGAAGAAAATATTGGGTAG
- a CDS encoding PRD domain-containing protein, translated as MRKKERDLLIYLVDNSDRFVTSDELSTLLSLTPRTIRNYIRILKETLVSHGAQLDSKPSMGYRLHISHPVTFDLFLNKHYELSQWLISEDSNNISDRQKYILNKLIIENQKFLIDDLAEKLFVTRATLSKDLSTIRKLLMPYRITIESKANIGIFITGLERDKRHFILDYFFSHSENSIQHYMKNKSFFKAVSFDQITIIVLDECREAGIHLTDYTIQNIVLYIALSVQRLKCGFELQAAQINLNPEMKNVREVARKIFSRIESSLLLKFPESEVDYLTIQLIAQGKNINIQNDSSLQRDVDMILQRIELETGYPVTKDYALKKNIIEHLKPMVVRLEQNIQLKNPLLHEIKANYLTEFMDTRRYIAWSSYLSQFDMNDDEVAYLALHLMAAAEKYKNLNKPRVLIICATGYGSAQLLNNRIEKEFGMYLNIVDIKGYYAVDDSTLSNVNLIISAIDLSTRVFKVPVIQVSIFLNEADIQKINEFLDNEQVRNKYITAERKQPGNNALNHFDQFMDQSTFKIWQLSPHRKEVLQELTNMLMPNESNKVKDEFLGQINQREQMSSIVFSDTIAVPHPAMPMSRVPKIAIGIIPNGIKWSDEHPNIQLVFLLSPSYLSNKGLTEITQTIVKFTEHMDKQYQLVSSKNFSEFRHHFLLMMKGGKYI; from the coding sequence ATGAGGAAAAAAGAGCGTGATTTACTAATCTATTTAGTAGATAATTCAGACCGTTTCGTAACCAGTGACGAATTATCTACACTTTTGTCACTGACACCTAGAACAATTCGTAATTACATTAGGATTTTAAAAGAGACCTTGGTTTCACACGGCGCCCAACTTGATTCAAAACCTAGCATGGGTTATCGGTTGCACATATCTCATCCCGTTACATTTGACTTATTTTTAAATAAACACTATGAATTATCCCAGTGGCTAATTAGTGAGGACAGCAACAATATTTCAGACCGTCAAAAGTATATTTTGAATAAACTTATTATTGAAAACCAAAAATTTTTGATTGACGATTTGGCTGAAAAATTATTTGTTACAAGGGCAACACTTTCAAAAGATTTATCGACCATTCGTAAATTGTTGATGCCATATCGAATCACTATCGAAAGCAAAGCTAATATTGGTATCTTCATTACGGGATTGGAGCGCGATAAGCGTCACTTTATTTTAGATTACTTTTTCAGTCATAGTGAAAATTCTATTCAACATTATATGAAAAATAAATCTTTCTTTAAAGCCGTTAGTTTTGATCAAATTACGATTATAGTTCTTGATGAATGTCGAGAAGCAGGTATTCATTTAACGGACTATACCATACAAAATATTGTTTTATATATTGCATTAAGTGTTCAACGCTTGAAATGCGGATTTGAATTACAAGCTGCTCAAATAAACCTTAATCCTGAAATGAAAAATGTTCGCGAGGTTGCTAGAAAAATTTTTTCTCGTATTGAAAGTAGCTTGTTATTAAAATTTCCCGAAAGTGAAGTAGATTATTTAACTATTCAGTTAATAGCTCAAGGGAAAAACATTAATATACAAAATGATAGTTCATTGCAACGAGATGTAGACATGATTTTGCAACGAATTGAATTAGAAACCGGTTATCCAGTTACTAAAGATTATGCGCTCAAGAAAAATATCATCGAACATCTAAAACCGATGGTAGTTCGTCTTGAGCAAAATATTCAATTAAAAAATCCTTTGCTACATGAAATAAAAGCAAATTATTTAACTGAGTTTATGGATACTAGGCGCTATATAGCATGGTCGTCATATTTATCTCAGTTTGACATGAATGATGATGAAGTTGCTTATCTAGCACTTCATTTGATGGCAGCGGCGGAAAAATACAAAAATTTAAATAAACCAAGAGTTTTAATTATTTGCGCGACAGGGTACGGATCAGCACAATTACTCAATAATCGAATCGAAAAAGAATTTGGTATGTATTTAAACATTGTTGATATTAAAGGATATTATGCAGTTGATGACAGTACGTTAAGCAATGTTAATCTCATTATCAGTGCTATTGATCTGTCAACACGAGTGTTCAAAGTCCCAGTCATACAGGTCAGTATTTTTTTAAACGAAGCAGATATTCAAAAAATAAATGAATTTTTAGATAATGAGCAAGTCCGAAATAAATATATCACTGCAGAAAGAAAGCAACCAGGTAATAACGCTTTAAACCACTTTGATCAATTTATGGATCAATCAACTTTTAAAATATGGCAGTTATCACCTCATCGAAAAGAAGTACTACAAGAGTTAACTAATATGTTGATGCCCAATGAATCTAACAAAGTAAAAGATGAATTTTTGGGACAAATCAATCAGCGTGAACAAATGAGCTCAATCGTCTTTAGCGATACTATCGCTGTCCCTCATCCTGCTATGCCGATGAGTCGTGTGCCTAAAATTGCTATTGGCATTATACCAAACGGCATTAAATGGTCTGACGAGCATCCAAATATTCAGTTAGTTTTTCTGCTTTCACCATCTTATCTGAGTAATAAGGGTCTGACAGAAATCACACAGACAATTGTAAAATTCACAGAACATATGGATAAACAGTATCAGTTGGTTTCATCAAAAAATTTTTCGGAATTTCGGCATCATTTTCTGTTAATGATGAAAGGAGGTAAGTATATATGA
- a CDS encoding PTS cellobiose transporter subunit IIA yields MKSEDIQVVAFEIILHSGNARTMVHKAFAAMKEKNFKLSTENLKLSNDELLLAHKSQTNLLQEYAEGSHIDMEIILVHAQDHLMTTMTLREMAIEMQTLYEEVQNIEKRNQTKAKKTTG; encoded by the coding sequence ATGAAATCAGAAGACATCCAGGTTGTCGCTTTTGAAATTATTTTACATAGTGGCAATGCGCGCACAATGGTTCATAAGGCTTTTGCAGCCATGAAAGAAAAAAACTTCAAGCTATCTACTGAAAACCTCAAATTATCAAATGACGAATTACTACTAGCTCATAAATCGCAAACAAACTTATTACAAGAATATGCTGAGGGTAGTCATATTGATATGGAAATTATATTAGTTCATGCACAGGATCACCTAATGACAACGATGACTTTACGTGAAATGGCCATTGAGATGCAGACTCTGTATGAGGAGGTACAGAACATTGAAAAAAGAAATCAAACGAAGGCCAAAAAAACTACAGGATAA
- a CDS encoding sugar transporter produces MKKEIKRRPKKLQDKNQSLELTIEKNRTEMSLKSMQFNRFMLIRYATAFFLFVNLYWAIIMWQTLVALIPVVLMLIALLAIIEQIKLFGHHTNQLTYSKVFFRSQLVVNIILMISIPTSLFTFFYQFIQNTGSNRLVVLILLLLSSSLLLIVNKRLGLIATNHDKYYARLTAYQSVIKNNKEMK; encoded by the coding sequence TTGAAAAAAGAAATCAAACGAAGGCCAAAAAAACTACAGGATAAGAATCAAAGTTTAGAGCTCACAATCGAAAAAAATCGTACAGAAATGAGCCTTAAAAGTATGCAGTTTAACCGGTTCATGCTAATACGTTATGCCACAGCGTTCTTCTTGTTCGTAAATTTGTATTGGGCCATAATTATGTGGCAGACCTTAGTGGCACTAATACCTGTTGTTTTAATGCTTATCGCTTTGCTAGCAATTATTGAACAAATTAAGTTGTTTGGACATCACACGAACCAACTGACTTATTCAAAAGTATTTTTCAGATCACAGCTTGTCGTTAATATCATTTTAATGATAAGCATCCCAACATCATTATTTACATTTTTTTACCAATTTATACAAAATACTGGTAGTAACCGCTTAGTGGTACTAATCTTGTTATTACTCAGTAGTAGCTTACTTCTCATAGTTAACAAAAGGTTAGGCTTGATTGCAACCAATCATGATAAATATTATGCGCGTTTGACAGCCTATCAGTCCGTTATTAAAAATAATAAGGAGATGAAATAA
- the celB gene encoding PTS cellobiose transporter subunit IIC: MENGPVFNFLQKVLLKPMTKVSQYRIVRAIMAAGMASIPFTIVGSMILVLNILPTVFPFLNDFFDATFFKFSDLYMIANTATMGILAMYFSLAIGFELTRIIQTEDKLKVAPLNGAFLSLFAFFMCLPELVLKGGKIVLLNTISKDETVINGFRMTSTIDRIGTSGIFTAIIMAVLAVWLYSFCVKHNWTIKMPDAVPEGVSRSFTALIPTFVIAVVVLGINGSLVLLGTDIFKMIAIPFGFVTSMTSTWLGIMVIEFLIHALWIVGIHGANIISAFITPIFLANMVANSNGANIPFAGEFNNSFAILGGSGATLGLCIFITLLARSEQLKVLGRASIVPSLFNINEPLIFGLPIVYNPYLAIPFFLAPMVTASVAYAAINFHIIRPIVIQAPWPSPAGIGAFISTVDWKAAVLAIICVVIAFIIYLPFIKIYDNKLYNDEQGKTQV, translated from the coding sequence ATGGAAAATGGACCTGTGTTTAACTTCCTACAAAAAGTGCTTTTGAAACCAATGACCAAAGTTTCGCAATATAGAATTGTGAGGGCTATCATGGCTGCTGGTATGGCTTCAATTCCTTTTACAATTGTAGGATCTATGATATTAGTTTTGAATATATTGCCGACAGTATTTCCGTTCTTAAATGATTTTTTCGACGCAACATTCTTTAAATTTAGTGATTTGTACATGATTGCTAACACCGCAACTATGGGTATTTTGGCGATGTATTTTAGTTTAGCAATTGGCTTTGAATTAACGCGTATTATTCAAACAGAAGATAAATTAAAAGTTGCACCATTAAATGGGGCATTCTTATCACTATTTGCCTTCTTTATGTGCTTGCCAGAATTAGTTTTGAAAGGCGGAAAAATTGTTCTGCTTAATACCATATCCAAGGACGAGACAGTCATCAATGGATTTAGAATGACTAGCACAATCGACCGTATTGGAACAAGTGGTATTTTCACCGCGATTATCATGGCCGTTTTAGCAGTTTGGTTATATTCATTCTGTGTGAAACACAATTGGACAATTAAAATGCCAGATGCTGTACCGGAAGGTGTATCAAGATCATTTACAGCATTAATTCCAACTTTTGTGATTGCTGTTGTTGTATTGGGAATTAATGGTTCCTTAGTATTACTCGGTACGGATATTTTCAAAATGATTGCAATACCATTTGGTTTCGTGACAAGTATGACGAGTACTTGGCTAGGTATTATGGTAATTGAATTCTTAATTCATGCCTTGTGGATTGTTGGTATTCATGGCGCTAATATTATTTCAGCGTTTATTACGCCTATCTTCTTAGCAAATATGGTAGCAAATTCAAATGGGGCTAACATACCGTTTGCTGGCGAGTTTAACAATTCTTTTGCTATCTTAGGTGGTTCCGGTGCGACACTCGGATTATGCATATTTATTACTTTACTAGCACGTTCCGAACAGTTAAAAGTTTTAGGCCGAGCTTCAATCGTACCATCACTATTCAATATTAACGAGCCGTTAATATTTGGCTTGCCAATTGTTTATAATCCTTATCTGGCTATTCCATTTTTCTTGGCACCAATGGTAACAGCTTCAGTTGCTTATGCAGCCATTAACTTCCATATCATTCGACCAATTGTTATTCAAGCACCATGGCCATCCCCAGCCGGAATTGGTGCGTTCATTAGTACGGTTGATTGGAAAGCGGCAGTCTTAGCAATAATCTGTGTCGTAATAGCTTTCATTATTTACTTACCATTTATCAAAATATATGACAATAAGTTGTACAATGATGAGCAGGGAAAAACACAAGTATAG
- a CDS encoding uracil permease: MIITRRNRIINHGLAGIQHVFVSNVWLDPIYVAAAGGLSLSLSTNLVNTIFIVSGLVTLTQATKLVKLPIVQGPSAAFDALMISAGKNGQLATASGSILLSALIVFLLSVTGPINKLIKVLTPAITGTLIFLVGISLAGFTLSEFLGGYPGDKGFSSPTTLILSITTATIVMLLSIFGKGFWKRFSFLIALVVGDILAVSLGVVDYSVLSTKPWFGLPHLLPYGPLSFNWVMFLTFFIAYVVAVIEALGVYQAAGGTLKENISPRRIQNGLIGESAGSMFSSLFGGFPTTAFAQNVGILNLTGNISRIPVIIAGILFVVLGFIPKIGAFLAITPSPVIGGIFLPAATTLILTGFNILKKAPDNHENNMIIGLSIILAIALPNYATGWSGVTGELLSNSILVGAVSAIILQIALVNLPRLIKSIRGSHD; this comes from the coding sequence ATGATAATAACAAGACGCAATCGCATTATCAATCATGGCCTAGCCGGAATACAACACGTGTTTGTTTCTAACGTATGGTTAGATCCAATTTATGTGGCAGCTGCCGGAGGGCTCTCGCTGAGCTTATCAACTAATCTCGTGAACACAATTTTTATTGTTTCAGGATTAGTTACGCTTACACAAGCAACAAAATTAGTGAAATTGCCTATTGTTCAAGGACCGTCAGCTGCTTTTGACGCTTTAATGATTAGTGCTGGTAAAAACGGTCAGTTAGCAACAGCAAGTGGTTCAATTTTACTGAGTGCACTTATTGTATTTTTATTGTCGGTTACAGGGCCTATTAATAAACTGATCAAAGTATTAACACCGGCAATTACGGGTACACTAATATTTCTTGTTGGTATTTCTTTAGCTGGATTCACACTATCTGAATTTTTAGGTGGTTATCCAGGGGATAAAGGCTTCTCTTCACCAACAACACTTATTTTGTCTATTACTACAGCAACTATTGTGATGCTATTGTCAATATTTGGTAAGGGGTTTTGGAAGCGTTTTTCATTTTTAATCGCTTTAGTTGTTGGTGATATTCTAGCCGTTTCTTTAGGTGTTGTAGATTACAGCGTGTTATCCACGAAGCCATGGTTTGGCTTGCCTCATTTATTACCCTATGGACCACTATCGTTTAATTGGGTTATGTTTTTGACATTTTTTATTGCTTATGTAGTGGCAGTGATAGAGGCTCTAGGAGTTTATCAGGCAGCTGGTGGTACTTTAAAAGAAAATATCTCACCAAGGCGCATTCAAAATGGGCTAATCGGAGAATCTGCGGGATCAATGTTTTCGTCCTTATTCGGAGGCTTTCCAACAACTGCGTTTGCACAAAATGTAGGGATTTTAAATCTAACTGGTAACATTTCGAGAATACCAGTAATTATTGCAGGAATTTTGTTTGTCGTATTAGGTTTCATTCCTAAAATTGGTGCGTTTTTAGCAATAACACCTAGTCCAGTGATTGGTGGCATATTTTTGCCAGCAGCAACAACTTTAATTTTGACTGGATTCAATATTTTGAAAAAAGCACCTGATAATCATGAGAATAACATGATTATTGGATTGTCTATCATACTCGCGATTGCTCTGCCTAACTACGCGACCGGTTGGTCAGGTGTGACGGGTGAACTATTATCTAACAGTATATTAGTTGGTGCGGTGTCTGCTATCATTTTACAAATTGCCTTAGTTAATTTGCCACGCTTGATAAAAAGTATAAGGGGATCTCATGATTGA
- a CDS encoding AMP-binding protein, producing MIENSKKIQSDIITFINKYKDYQTDQYEFEFNQLAMRIFAYQFQNNVPYKKFAQLRNKNLLTVKNWREFPLIPIQAYKELTLSTEDINQAADIFYSSGTTNMNHRSKHYISNLNIWEESMRVGFRKNVLPNTNKIRIFSLFPGMTDNPNSSLSRYISTAMREFGTKDSHIFFENNQLNYSKLITALREVEKIQEPILLLGASFSYVHLIAYLQRHQQSFNLAKESIVFDTGGFKGKSREVSMSDLYAELESTFQVKREQIINMYGMTEISSQCYDRNVKDYSENKTVYFDKTAPAWVKTQVLDTETLQPVAQGQRGLLAYYDLANWDSCVSVLTEDIVTQNNYGFNIIGRAKGSVAKGCSITADELLQLQ from the coding sequence ATGATTGAAAACTCTAAAAAAATTCAAAGCGACATTATAACTTTCATCAACAAATATAAAGATTATCAAACAGATCAATACGAATTTGAATTTAATCAACTAGCTATGCGTATTTTTGCATATCAATTTCAAAACAATGTACCATATAAAAAGTTTGCTCAATTACGAAACAAAAATCTCTTGACTGTAAAAAACTGGCGTGAGTTTCCTTTAATCCCGATTCAAGCGTACAAAGAATTAACCCTGTCAACCGAAGATATTAATCAAGCAGCGGATATTTTTTATTCGAGCGGTACAACGAATATGAATCATAGAAGCAAACATTATATTTCGAATTTAAATATTTGGGAGGAATCTATGCGGGTAGGATTCAGGAAAAACGTTTTGCCTAACACGAATAAAATTCGAATATTTTCTTTGTTTCCGGGGATGACAGATAATCCTAACTCGTCTTTATCTCGTTACATATCAACTGCTATGCGGGAATTTGGTACTAAAGATAGCCATATATTCTTTGAAAATAACCAACTAAACTATTCGAAATTAATCACTGCTCTTCGAGAAGTGGAAAAAATACAAGAACCCATATTACTTTTAGGTGCTTCATTTTCTTATGTTCATTTAATAGCATATTTACAGCGACATCAACAGTCCTTTAATCTAGCAAAAGAAAGCATTGTTTTTGATACTGGTGGGTTCAAGGGCAAGTCAAGAGAAGTGAGTATGTCTGACTTATATGCTGAATTAGAGAGCACATTTCAGGTGAAACGTGAACAAATTATAAATATGTACGGCATGACAGAAATCAGCTCGCAATGTTACGATCGAAATGTAAAAGATTATTCAGAAAATAAAACAGTTTATTTTGATAAAACAGCTCCTGCTTGGGTAAAAACTCAGGTCTTGGACACTGAAACGTTACAGCCTGTTGCACAGGGTCAACGTGGGCTATTAGCATACTATGATTTGGCTAATTGGGATTCCTGTGTATCCGTTTTAACTGAAGATATTGTTACCCAAAATAACTATGGTTTCAACATTATTGGTAGGGCAAAAGGATCAGTGGCGAAAGGATGTTCCATTACTGCCGATGAGCTATTACAACTACAATAA
- a CDS encoding acyl-CoA reductase, which produces MSNKEMTKINIFYVPGNIIFDDLTEKVVENETHQLVLCYPKISEQEIKKITKIITHNRNHYLKHLTVNEIIDIIARAAEKWTNPAYHFRKIAEKAVPMVTGYDVDQFSLEIKNFIRLFREKELKRFVNSELGQSGTVLDDFQPNLSGGFSKFYGPDLIFQIFSGNVPGIQLWTLIMGLLVKSPTLGKTSFSEPIMPALFVQTLAEIDPKFADTIAIMPWHSGEKFEKHCLDLADTIIVCGSKETVTSVKSKASLNKRILSYGYKIGLAVVGRETLTPDRYVQVIKDLVEDITTYDQQSCLAPQSIFIERGGAITPQEFASILSNELDNYQIKYPRAPINESDKIAIEKMRQEAEITSIKNEATSLFRSDNSTAWTVILHNKNGFSASPLNRSIHIFMVDDLTDLPLALTPYQQYLQSAGIAVSPDRLFLLANILGKVGVNRMSALGKMNHVSSGWHHDGHFNLLDLVRVTDIEQSLECYSEQFDPDVE; this is translated from the coding sequence ATGTCTAATAAAGAAATGACAAAAATTAATATTTTTTATGTGCCAGGTAATATTATTTTTGATGATTTAACCGAAAAGGTAGTTGAAAATGAAACACATCAACTTGTGTTGTGCTATCCAAAGATATCCGAACAAGAAATAAAAAAAATTACAAAAATAATAACGCACAACCGTAATCATTACTTAAAGCATTTAACGGTAAATGAAATTATTGATATTATCGCTCGAGCGGCAGAAAAATGGACTAATCCAGCATATCATTTTCGTAAAATAGCAGAGAAAGCAGTCCCTATGGTAACAGGTTATGATGTGGATCAATTTAGTTTAGAGATCAAAAACTTTATTCGCTTATTTCGGGAGAAAGAATTAAAACGATTTGTTAATAGTGAGCTCGGTCAGTCAGGTACAGTACTGGATGATTTTCAACCAAACCTTTCCGGTGGCTTTTCAAAATTTTACGGACCGGATTTAATATTTCAAATATTTTCTGGTAATGTGCCAGGTATACAATTATGGACACTTATCATGGGGTTACTTGTAAAATCACCAACATTGGGGAAAACTTCTTTTTCAGAGCCTATTATGCCAGCATTGTTTGTTCAAACGTTAGCTGAAATTGATCCGAAATTTGCGGATACGATTGCTATTATGCCATGGCATAGTGGTGAAAAATTCGAGAAGCACTGCCTTGATTTGGCCGATACTATTATTGTATGTGGCAGTAAAGAAACAGTTACATCTGTAAAAAGTAAAGCATCATTAAATAAGCGGATTTTAAGTTATGGGTACAAAATTGGTTTGGCAGTAGTGGGTAGGGAAACGCTGACACCAGATCGTTATGTCCAAGTCATTAAAGACTTAGTTGAAGATATAACCACTTATGATCAACAAAGCTGTCTAGCTCCGCAGTCAATTTTCATTGAAAGAGGCGGAGCAATAACACCGCAAGAGTTTGCAAGTATCTTGTCCAATGAGTTGGATAACTACCAAATTAAATATCCTCGTGCACCGATAAACGAATCAGATAAAATCGCTATCGAAAAGATGCGGCAAGAAGCTGAGATAACATCTATAAAAAATGAAGCAACCTCACTATTTCGTAGTGACAATAGTACCGCATGGACTGTTATTTTACATAACAAAAATGGATTTAGCGCTTCTCCTTTAAACCGCTCAATTCATATTTTTATGGTTGATGATTTGACTGATTTACCACTTGCGCTCACGCCATATCAACAATATTTACAGTCAGCCGGAATTGCGGTTTCTCCGGATCGTTTGTTCTTATTGGCAAATATCTTGGGAAAAGTTGGCGTTAATCGAATGAGTGCCCTAGGAAAAATGAACCATGTTTCCAGTGGATGGCATCATGATGGACACTTTAACTTATTGGATTTAGTTCGTGTGACAGACATTGAGCAGAGCTTAGAATGCTATAGTGAGCAGTTTGATCCAGATGTGGAGTGA
- a CDS encoding SDR family oxidoreductase yields the protein MLLKNKVALVTGASREIGAAIAKEYAKQGAFVIINYLRNTKKADAVVSEIISDGGQAIAIACDVRDEKQVNNMLYDIFENFSTIDIIVNNALSQYRFDPKHRKMFDQLQWVDYQNQMEGSIKAVLNVTQGALSKLKTNNSSRIINMTSNLVKSPSIPYHDYIAGKSALLGLTRTMASELGAFGIRVNAIAPGLTYPTDASQYTHRDIREALIAQTPTKRLTTPGDVAGSAVFLASNLSNNMTGQCLFVDGGLTML from the coding sequence ATGTTATTGAAAAATAAAGTTGCGCTGGTGACGGGCGCCAGTCGAGAAATTGGGGCAGCTATTGCCAAAGAGTATGCGAAACAAGGCGCCTTTGTTATTATCAATTACCTGAGAAATACCAAAAAGGCTGACGCAGTTGTTTCAGAAATTATTTCAGATGGTGGCCAAGCCATTGCTATAGCATGTGATGTACGTGATGAAAAACAAGTAAATAACATGCTGTACGATATTTTTGAAAATTTTAGTACGATTGATATCATTGTAAACAATGCGCTAAGTCAATATCGATTTGATCCCAAGCATCGAAAAATGTTCGACCAACTGCAGTGGGTTGACTACCAAAATCAAATGGAAGGTAGTATAAAAGCGGTTTTAAATGTTACTCAAGGTGCTTTATCAAAATTAAAAACTAATAACAGTAGTCGAATTATAAATATGACTAGTAATTTAGTCAAATCGCCATCAATTCCCTATCATGATTATATTGCCGGAAAATCTGCACTTCTTGGATTGACGAGGACAATGGCTAGCGAGTTAGGCGCCTTTGGTATCCGAGTAAATGCTATCGCACCAGGATTGACATATCCAACAGATGCTAGTCAGTATACACACCGTGATATTCGCGAAGCACTTATTGCGCAAACACCGACTAAACGTTTAACTACGCCAGGGGATGTGGCAGGTTCGGCCGTATTTTTGGCATCCAATCTGTCAAACAATATGACCGGTCAATGCCTGTTCGTTGATGGTGGTCTAACGATGCTTTAA
- the thiW gene encoding energy coupling factor transporter S component ThiW yields the protein MNKNIKLTKIMVVTIIIALDITLSPIFRIEGMAPMSSVMNIIAGIIMGPAYAVVMAVVTGIIRMVMLGIPPLALTGSIFGAFGASILYKYGRNMYWAMFGEFLGTGIIGSLISVPVMGWFTGQQQNLYWLLYTPRFVGATIIGSAIAYFILVNLLKINTFKEIQRLFIG from the coding sequence ATGAATAAAAATATTAAGTTAACAAAAATAATGGTCGTTACGATTATAATAGCGCTAGATATCACGTTATCTCCAATTTTTAGAATTGAGGGAATGGCACCAATGTCCAGTGTCATGAATATTATTGCTGGTATAATTATGGGACCAGCATATGCAGTTGTTATGGCGGTAGTCACTGGAATAATAAGAATGGTAATGTTGGGTATACCACCATTAGCTTTGACTGGTTCGATTTTTGGAGCTTTTGGTGCGAGTATCTTGTATAAATATGGCCGTAATATGTATTGGGCAATGTTTGGTGAATTTCTTGGGACCGGAATTATCGGATCACTAATTTCAGTTCCAGTGATGGGGTGGTTTACCGGACAACAACAAAACTTGTACTGGCTTTTGTATACACCCCGTTTTGTAGGTGCAACCATAATTGGGTCAGCTATCGCTTATTTTATTTTAGTAAATTTGCTAAAAATAAATACCTTTAAAGAAATTCAGAGATTGTTTATTGGGTAG
- a CDS encoding MarR family transcriptional regulator: MDKDEHLYDELCLSIYNTNRYFHHLYGYVLEKYELSYLQYMSLLIIYKQKSVKLMDIGAELELSSNTLTPVIEKLVIKSWVVKAQSSQDRRVKVLNISDQKVTTFEHILSEIKNIRDNLIHQSGRPIGEVLRDNEALNQILKNMIQEKRGMKNEL; encoded by the coding sequence ATGGATAAAGATGAACATCTTTACGATGAATTGTGCTTATCAATATACAATACAAATCGTTATTTTCATCATCTGTATGGTTATGTACTAGAAAAATATGAGCTATCATATTTGCAATATATGAGCTTACTGATTATTTATAAACAGAAATCGGTGAAATTAATGGATATCGGTGCCGAGCTTGAGTTGTCAAGTAATACATTAACACCTGTAATTGAGAAACTTGTCATTAAGTCTTGGGTTGTTAAAGCACAGAGTTCGCAGGATAGACGTGTCAAAGTTTTAAACATTTCTGATCAGAAGGTAACCACTTTTGAACATATTTTGTCTGAGATAAAAAATATACGTGACAACTTAATACATCAAAGTGGACGTCCAATCGGTGAAGTATTGCGAGACAATGAAGCCCTTAATCAGATTCTAAAAAATATGATACAAGAAAAAAGAGGTATGAAAAATGAATTATGA